The following is a genomic window from Streptomyces lincolnensis.
AGGGCAGCGACGTGGTGCGCACCTTCGACTTCCAGAGCTGCTGGGACGGACGCAACATCGACAGCGCCAACCACCGCACCCACGTGGCGTTCGCCCAGGCCGACGGCGCGTGCCCGACCGGCTTCCAGGCCATTCCGCAGCTCGTGCAGCGCATCGTCTACGACATCGACGCGCCGAGCCTGAAGGACGGCGGCCGCACGACTCCGCTGTTCGCGGTGGACTCCTTCCCCGAGCAGCTGCACAAGCCCGTCACCGACCACGGTGACTTCATCAACGTCTTCGACGAGGGCCTGATGAAGGAGATGGTCGACTGCATCAACGCCGGCCGTAAGTGCGGCGCGGGCGCGGACCAGGGCGGCGACGGCGGCAACGGGGGCGCCGGTGGCGGCGGCCAGGAACCCGGCGACGACCCGCAGGAGCAGCCGTCGGCGACGGCGAAGCCGACCCCGGACGCTCCCGACACGGGCAACGGCGGCGACAACGGCAACGCCGGGAACGGCGAGGACCAGTCGGGCGGCAAGGGCGACGAGCAGCCCGAGCAGCCCCCGGCCGACACCCCTGCCGACACTCCGACGGACACCCCGGCCGACACCCCGACGGGCAACGGCACGCCCACCGAGGCCGGAGCCGAGGTCCCCAAGGCCGGCACGCCCGCGCCCGACCCCAGCGCCACCACCGGCTCGCCCCAGGGGCAGGCCATAGGAGAGGCCGTCACCTCCGAGGCCCCCTCGACCGCTCCTCCCACCACCGGTGCCGTGGCCCAGCCCCCGCTCGGCGCGCAGACCGAACCGCAGGGATCCGGGGGCAGCCTCGCCGAGACCGGCTCGCAGCTGTGGCCGGCCGCGGCCGGAGCGGTCCTCCTGACCGGCGGCTTCGTCCTGCTGATGCGGACCAGGCGCGGTTCCGCCCGATGACGGGAGAGATGACGGCAGAGGCGTTCACTCCCACGGGTCAGTAGGCCGAGGCACGGGAGCGCGGATGCGGTTCAGATGGAGTCCGTGCGTATATCCATCACCGCGGCGATCAGCCGCTCCCGTTTCCTCGCGGCAGGCCTGCTGCTCGCCGTGTGTTCCCTCGACCTCAACTCGCCCGCCGCCTCCGCGGCGGGCGAACCCGTTCCCGTTCCCGTCCGCGGCTCCGCCCGGATGGGCATGGGAGTCGCGGCCCACGACGGCCAGGACGGCGTCCCCGTCGACACCCGGGCCACCCACACCGAAGGCGTCGACGTCTCCAGCCACCAGGGCAACGTCGCCTGGTCCACCCTCTGGAACAGCGGAGTCCGCTGGGCCTACGCCAAGGCCACGGAGGGCACGTACTACAAGAACCCCTACCACCCGCAGCAGTACGGCGGTTCCTACGACGTCGGCATGGTCCGCGGCGCCTACCACTTCGCCACCCCCGACACGACCGGCGGGGCCGCCCAGGCCGACTACTTCGTCGACCACGGCGGTGGCTGGTCCGAGGACGCCAGGACTCTGCCGGGTGCCCTGGACATCGAGTGGAACCCCTACGGCCCGTCCTGCTACGGCAAGTCCCGCGCCGCGATGATCACCTGGATCCGCGACTTCCTGAACCGCTACAAGGCCCGCACCGGCCGCGACGCCGTCATCTACACGGCCACCAGCTGGTGGACCGAGTGCACCGGCAATTACGCGGGCTTCGGCTCCACCAACCCGCTGTGGATCGCCCGCTACGCCTCCACCGTGGGCACCCTCCCGGCCGGCTGGTCGTCGTACACCATGTGGCAGTACACCTCCTCCGGTCCCACCGTCGGTGACCACGACAGGTTCAACGGGTCCGCGGACAGGCTGCGGACGTTCAGCCGCGGCTGACGGCGGCGGACCGGCATCGTGGGCTTGCCGGAACGGCAACTTCTCTTGCCCGTCCCGGCCGTCGCGACGGAGGCTTCCCGGGACGACAAGCCGTGTTCCGACCAGGAGGCATCATGACCGAGATCCCCACGACCGAGGCGGCCGAGTTCTGGGAGGCCCGTTACGCGGGCGAGCAGCGCGTCTGGAGCGGCCGCCCCAACCCGCTGCTCGTGCGCGAGGTGAACGGCCTCGTCCCCGGGAGCGCCCTCGACCTCGGCTGCGGTGAGGGCGCGGACGCGGTGTGGCTGGCCTCGCGGGGCTGGCGGGTCACCGGTGTCGACATCTCTCCCACCGCGCTGGAGCGCGCGGCCGGGCATGCCGCCGACGCGGGTGTCTCCGACCGGGTGGCGTGGGAGCGGCACGAGCTCGGCGTGACCTTCCCCGACGGGGTCTTCGACCTGGTCAGCGCCCAGTTCCTGATGTCGCCGGTGCCCTTGGACCAGGACGGGGTGCTGCGGCGGGCGGCCGCGGCGGTGGCGCCGGGCGGCACGCTGCTGATCGCCATGCACGCCGGATGGCCGTCGTGGCAGGACGAGGCGCCCTTCGACGTGGATTTCCCCACGCTGGACGGCGTGCTGGCGTCCCTGGCGCTGCCGGAGGGGGACTGGAAGGTGGAGACGAGGGAGGCCGTCCGCAAGCCGTGTCCCTCGCCGGAGGGGGTCGAGGGGTTCCGCGAGGACAATGTGTGGCGGATCCGGCGCATCGGATCCTGACCTCCGCCCCTGGCCGGGTCAGCCCCGCTCCGCCATGACCTCGCCGACCGCTTCGCGCGCCGCCTCCAGCGCCGCCGCCCGGTCCTCGGGCACCAGCCCGATCCGGGTGCGCCGGTCGAGGACGTCCGTCTCGTCGAGCGCTCCCTCGTGGCGTACCGCCCACAGGAGTTCGGCCCGGGTGACCGGATGGCCGGGCAGGACCGGTGCGCGCAGGCGGGGGTCGGACGCGCCGAGCGTGTGCACGGCCGGTGCCTCGGTGCCGTAGCGCCATACCAGAGGGCGCGGCGCCGCAAGGGTGCCCAGGAGGCGGGGCGGTGCGGCGCCGACGAGGGGGAGCGCGGCGGTGGGGGACGGGCCCGCGGGGAGGCCGCGGGCGGTGACGGCCGCGTCCACGGCGTCCTCGGCCATCCGGCGGTAGGTGGTGAGCTTGCCGCCGACCACGGTGATCACGCCGTCCGGTGAGGTGAGCACCGCGTGCCGGCGGGAGATGTCGGCCGTCCGGGCCGCCGTACCGGAATCCGGCGCCGTGTCCAGCAGGGGCCGCAGGCCGGCGAACGCGCCCACGACGTCGGCGCGTTGGACGGGGACGTCGAGGACGGAGCCGAGGACGTCGAGCAGGAAGCCGATGTCGGACTCGGGGGCCTCGGGCACGTCCGGGACGTCGCCCTCGACCGGCTCGTCGGTGAGGCCGACGTAGACCCGGCCGTCGCCCTGGGGCAGGACGAGGACGAAGCGGCTCGTCTCGCCGGGCACCGGGATGTGCAGGCCCGCGGGGAGCGGGCCGAGGTGGTCCGCGCGCAGGACGAGGTGGGTGCCGCGGGAGGGCCGTATGCGGATGCCGTCGACCAGGTCGCCGGCCCACACGCCCGAGGCGTTGATCACCGCGCGGGCGCGGATGTGCCCCTGCTCGCCGGTGAGTTCGTCGCGGATGCGGGCGCCGGAGCCGGTGAGGTCCAGTGCCCGGACGCGGGTCAGGATCCGGGCGCCGTGTCCGGCGGCGGTGCGGGCGAGGGCGGTCACCAGACGGGCGTCGTCGGTGAGCCGCCCGTCCCAGGACAGCAGACCGCCGCGCAGACCGTCGGTGCGCAGCGCCGGGGCCAGATGGCGGGTCTCCACCCCGGACAGCCGGCGTGGGACGGGCAGCGTGGCCCGGGCGGTACGGGCCGTCAGCCGCAGCGCGTCCCCCGCCCGGAAGCCCGCCCAGGTCAGGGCCGCCTGGGCGCGGGAGACCAGAGGGGTGAGGGGCAGCACGAACGGCTGGGCCCGGACCAGATGGGGCGCGGTGCGCTCCATCAGCACCCCGCGCTCGACCGCGCTCTCGTGGGCCACGTCGAACTGCCCCGAGGCGAGATAGCGCAGCCCGCCGTGGATGAGCTTGGAACTCCAGCGGGAGGTGCCGAACGCCAGGTCGTGGGCGTCGACGGCGACGACGCTCAGGCCCCGGGCGGCGGCGTCGAGGGCGGCGCCGGCGCCGGTCGCGCCGAGACCGACGACCAGGACGTCCACCACGCGGCCGTCGACGGTGTCGGCCAGTTCGCGGGAGCGCCGGGCGGCGGACAGGGAGGTGCTGCTCATGGGGTCAGGGTCCTCTCCAGGACGGTGCGCAGCTCCCCGAGGAAGGCGTCGCTGCTCAGCTCCGGGTCGTCCTCGTCGGTCATGGTCCGCAG
Proteins encoded in this region:
- a CDS encoding lysozyme codes for the protein MESVRISITAAISRSRFLAAGLLLAVCSLDLNSPAASAAGEPVPVPVRGSARMGMGVAAHDGQDGVPVDTRATHTEGVDVSSHQGNVAWSTLWNSGVRWAYAKATEGTYYKNPYHPQQYGGSYDVGMVRGAYHFATPDTTGGAAQADYFVDHGGGWSEDARTLPGALDIEWNPYGPSCYGKSRAAMITWIRDFLNRYKARTGRDAVIYTATSWWTECTGNYAGFGSTNPLWIARYASTVGTLPAGWSSYTMWQYTSSGPTVGDHDRFNGSADRLRTFSRG
- a CDS encoding class I SAM-dependent methyltransferase; its protein translation is MTEIPTTEAAEFWEARYAGEQRVWSGRPNPLLVREVNGLVPGSALDLGCGEGADAVWLASRGWRVTGVDISPTALERAAGHAADAGVSDRVAWERHELGVTFPDGVFDLVSAQFLMSPVPLDQDGVLRRAAAAVAPGGTLLIAMHAGWPSWQDEAPFDVDFPTLDGVLASLALPEGDWKVETREAVRKPCPSPEGVEGFREDNVWRIRRIGS
- a CDS encoding glycerol-3-phosphate dehydrogenase/oxidase, whose amino-acid sequence is MSSTSLSAARRSRELADTVDGRVVDVLVVGLGATGAGAALDAAARGLSVVAVDAHDLAFGTSRWSSKLIHGGLRYLASGQFDVAHESAVERGVLMERTAPHLVRAQPFVLPLTPLVSRAQAALTWAGFRAGDALRLTARTARATLPVPRRLSGVETRHLAPALRTDGLRGGLLSWDGRLTDDARLVTALARTAAGHGARILTRVRALDLTGSGARIRDELTGEQGHIRARAVINASGVWAGDLVDGIRIRPSRGTHLVLRADHLGPLPAGLHIPVPGETSRFVLVLPQGDGRVYVGLTDEPVEGDVPDVPEAPESDIGFLLDVLGSVLDVPVQRADVVGAFAGLRPLLDTAPDSGTAARTADISRRHAVLTSPDGVITVVGGKLTTYRRMAEDAVDAAVTARGLPAGPSPTAALPLVGAAPPRLLGTLAAPRPLVWRYGTEAPAVHTLGASDPRLRAPVLPGHPVTRAELLWAVRHEGALDETDVLDRRTRIGLVPEDRAAALEAAREAVGEVMAERG